A genomic region of Aspergillus oryzae RIB40 DNA, chromosome 1 contains the following coding sequences:
- a CDS encoding putative cellulose-binding GDSL lipase/acylhydrolase (predicted protein), whose protein sequence is MKLLNSWLMASAISTVAARPWPRAANTTSTYFFTFGNSYTQTGFSTTGEQPSPSNPMGNPALGTGTTTGGENWVGYLTTAQNASLVLSYNLAVGGASIDNSLVQGSTDVDLASQVDIFDETYSSKPASAPWSAENSVFGFWIGINERNPSETGPVLTVELSIGNAFYNTDADTFTPQLIARLASLVERIYSAGGRKFLFLNVPPTSRSPMFIDQGNATVEQHAAYLAVYNRNLEAMVDGFKTNHTDSVLSIVAVLVVVSIVVSLRRRVFLC, encoded by the exons ATGAAGCTTCTCAACTCTTGGCTCATGGCAAGTGCCATCTCCACGGTTGCTGCGCGGCCGTGGCCGAGAGCTGCAAACACGACGAGTACTTACTTCTTTACATT TGGCAACTCATACACGCAAACCGGTTTCAGCACCACCGGAGAACAGCCATCTCCTTCGAACCCCATGGGAAATCCCGCCTTGG GAACTGGCACCACCACCGGGGGTGAGAACTGGGTGGGATATCTGACGACGGCGCAGAATGCGTCCCTCGTCCTCTCTTATAATCTGGCAGTGGGCGGTGCGAGCATTGACAATTCGCTCGTTCAGGGATCCACAGACGTGGACCTTGCTTCCCAGGTCGACATCTTCGACGAAACATACAGCAGCAAGCCGGCTTCTGCGCCCTGGTCGGCGGAAAATTCCGTCTTCGGGTTCTGGATTGGTATCAATGA GAGAAACCCGTCTGAAACTGGCCCCGTACTCACTGTTGAGCTCAGTATCGGAAATGCATTTTACAACACCGATGCCGATACTTTCACGCCGCAGTTGATCGCTCGGCTTGCTTCCCTAGTGGAGCGAATTTACAGTGCTGGAGGCCGCAAATTCCTTTTCCTCAATGTGCCTCCTACGAGCCGAAGTCCCATGTTCATTGATCAGGGCAATGCCACTGTTGAGCAGCATGCGGCGTATTTGGCCGTTTATAATAGAAATCTCGAGGCAATGGTGGATGGGTTCAAAACCAACCATACAGAC
- a CDS encoding uncharacterized protein (predicted protein): MSTFIPRLVSSELLSNFTALINSVPGLRSDNTRDLPNSYNWASDFPGRSALKFAQGALDLKKSNLSHSDTVYRSRGSTISCSVLNILNYMRHHGKGGDYVANGRNKVIALAIGPGVILEMAVLHKASTADLRYAAHCWEW; encoded by the coding sequence ATGTCGACTTTCATCCCCAGACTTGTTTCTTCTGAGTTGCTTTCCAATTTCACGGCACTCATCAACTCAGTTCCAGGCCTTCGCTCTGATAACACTCGTGACTTGCCGAACTCGTACAATTGGGCATCAGATTTCCCAGGTCGTTCTGCCTTGAAATTTGCTCAAGGAGCATTGGATCTCAAGAAGTCCAACCTGTCGCATAGCGACACAGTCTACAGGTCTAGGGGCAGTACGATTTCCTGCTCTGTTCTAAACATCCTCAATTATATGAGGCATCACGGGAAAGGAGGTGATTATGTTGCAAACGGACGAAATAAGGTCATAGCGTTGGCAATTGGACCAGGGGTGATATTGGAGATGGCGGTTCTGCACAAAGCCTCCACAGCGGACCTGCGATATGCGGCACATTGCTGGGAGTGGTGA
- a CDS encoding tRNA (34-2'-O)-methyltransferase regulator RTT10 (WD-repeat protein WDR6, WD repeat superfamily), translating into MHLPLEHIDVCLPVTALKALDLGDARLILQGQGPYSRLIDDESGKILAELKTFKRNNVHEFIVLNQKDEKTGDSYAQFLVWGGESLRVIDLYFARSEAVESPQASLVPISAEYLAPDWILAGCAPDSTNGVDRAYLVTAHNSLLGLYVVHGGSSIYPKSIHLQQLVAGVKSILYSADTISCSASHVLIAAGTVFGEVIVWSCFLDESVHLSPSAVGSIHHFFTGHEGSVFGVRISPAIASLPGRSSGRFLASCSDDRTVRIWDISDCEHASPNDPSAYSTDGFELRSTGFGGAATGDGLGSESCVASAFGHKARIWSVNFLPTRADDQSNMSLLSRGEDATCIVWNLSWEPSSYPGPKFSLGQISSWHNHTGKHIWSLCLRSTAKDTTVYTGGADGAVKSFKIEVNEECAVVLPNRNNSITASAGPGISQSRVDKSVRAFTFVTPEHFLTTTTRGEVQVCWVSPETSTEKIILKETLFHEEDLSSYCAIASLPQCGIALLGNAQGLIRLYNHNTRSLLRIVESGPRPLVLFALDYNRGASDSPETLSFISSHQQQDHLSLIKISLSEGEVSQIETITLALPHSFGVTCASFVCGNRLVALGNAYGSLVLYRVANTMPIQQPIWNRKIHSREGISHISSFSSLYGETSPSLNYFLTCGRSGVYCVHEVKAEGDSQNLATVQTIHRSNATRTIEIEGAYIDRQSKDLMLYGFHGKEFVLWNETTQSEIVRRLCGGSHRRWAFQPNPEEPGSGLFIWIQKNLNVLQTRGDANRTLRAGGHGREIKAMDVAHSADGPLFATGAEDTIVRIFAPTKPHEEKLWGSFKCLRVLKKHQVGLQQIRWSKKGNYLFTSGGSEEFIVWQIRSIPLFGLATNAVASVRDDPFSDLRVTSFDVLQVDENSSDGNFLFCLVYSNSTLKIFHYSSTVDGGNFTLLAEGTYTSNCLTEACFLLRGSSLSLLTASTDGYFTFWNLTSVLEPYYTISSALRLKQPIGTFSITPENISCENRYQTHSNSIKCLELTRLSDAVSLVVAAGDDNALTLSLLNTNFTSTEAGNATTITIPDAHAACITTGKILMQRQCQDKGTMRAVIATSGNDHRVKIWCAEVDVEKKGANAVQVQMIADRYSSVADISSLGLICEESGETKLLVCGVGMEMMGIQLPSLVQP; encoded by the exons ATGCATCTACCGCTCGAG CACATAGATGTCTGCCTTCCAGTAACTGCATTGAAAGCACTTGATTTGGGAGATGCAAGACTTATTCTGCAAGGACAAGGGCCTTATTCTCggttgattgatgatgagagtggCAAAATATTGGCCGAATTAAAGACCTTCAAACGAAACAACGTTCATGAATTCATAGTTCTGAATCAGAAAGACGAGAAAACGGGTGATTCATACGCGCAATTTCTGGTCTGGGGAGGTGAATCGTTGAGAGTTATCGACTTGTATTTTGCTAGAAGTGAGGCTGTTGAAAGCCCTCAAGCGTCCTTAGTTCCCATCAGTGCGGAATATCTAGCACCAGATTGGATTCTGGCTGGGTGTGCCCCCGACTCCACAAATGGGGTGGACAGAGCCTACCTGGTGACCGCCCATAATagccttcttgggctttATGTGGTACATGGAGGCTCGTCGATATATCCGAAATCgattcatcttcagcagctcGTGGCTGGAGTCAAGTCTATTCTCTATTCAGCTGATACTATATCATGTTCGGCATCGCACGTGTTGATTGCTGCTGGAACCGTCTTTGGGGAGGTGATAGTCTGGTCTTGCTTTTTAGATGAAAGTGTGCATCTTAGTCCCAGTGCTGTTGGCTCCATCCATCATTTCTTCACCGGCCATGAGGGATCTGTTTTTGGGGTTCGGATATCTCCTGCAATTGCCTCCTTGCCTGGTCGCTCCAGTGGACGGTTCCTGGCGAGTTGTAGCGATGATAGAACAGTCAGGATATGGGATATCTCAGACTGTGAGCATGCATCCCCTAACGATCCTTCAGCCTATTCGACGGATGGCTTCGAACTTCGAAGCACCGGCTTTGGTGGAGCAGCTACTGGCGATGGCCTTGGCTCGGAATCTTGTGTGGCAAGTGCCTTTGGTCACAAAGCTCGGATATGGAGTGTCAATTTCTTGCCTACAAGAGCTGATGATCAGTCTAATATGAGCCTACTCTCACGTGGCGAGGATGCAACTTGTATAGTTTGGAATCTCAGTTGGGAACCATCTTCATATCCAGGGCCAAAGTTTAGTTTAGGTCAAATCTCTTCATGGCATAACCATACCGGAAAGCATATCTGGTCTTTATGCTTGCGCAGCACTGCTAAGGATACAACGGTGTATACTGGTGGTGCCGATGGTGCTGTAAAAAGTTTCAAGATAGAGGTGAATGAGGAATGTGCGGTTGTTTTGCCGAACAGAAACAACAGCATTACTGCCTCAGCTGGTCCGGGAATATCTCAATCTAGGGTCGATAAATCAGTTAGGGCATTCACCTTTGTTACACCAGAGCATTTCCTAACAACCACTACACGTGGCGAGGTACAGGTTTGTTGGGTCAGCCCCGAGACTTCGACTGAGAAGATCATTCTCAAGGAAACACTGTTccatgaagaagatctcTCGTCTTATTGTGCCATAGCTTCCCTGCCACAGTGTGGCATTGCGCTTTTGGGCAATGCACAGGGATTAATCCGACTGtacaaccacaacaccagaTCACTGCTCAGGATTGTCGAAAGTGGCCCAAGGCCATTGGTGCTCTTTGCCCTTGATTATAACCGTGGTGCTTCCGATTCGCCTGAGACCCtatccttcatctcatccCATCAGCAACAAGACCATTTGAGTCTAATCAAGATATCATTATCAGAAGGCGAGGTATCGCAAATTGAGACCATAACTCTAGCACTTCCTCACAGTTTCGGAGTAACTTGCGCTTCCTTTGTTTGTGGCAACCGATTGGTGGCTCTTGGAAACGCATACGGTTCCCTTGTTCTATATCGTGTTGCGAACACGATGCCTATTCAGCAACCCATCTGGAATCGTAAGATACACTCTCGGGAGGGTATCAGTCATATATCATCGTTTTCGTCACTTTATGGAGAAACCAGCCCGTCCCTCAATTATTTCTTGACTTGCGGTCGATCTGGAGTCTACTGTGTCCACGAGGTGAAGGCCGAGGGAGATTCACAAAACTTGGCTACTGTTCAAACGATCCATCGCTCCAATGCTACTCGGACCATTGAAATAGAGGGTGCTTACATTGACCGACAATCCAAGGATCTTATGTTGTATGGGTTCCATGGAAAGGAGTTCGTTTTGTGGAACGAGACCACACAATCCGAAATTGTCAGACGCTTATGTGGTGGTTCGCATCGAAGATGGGCCTTCCAGCCCAACCCAGAGGAACCTGGGTCTGGCTTGTTTATATGGATCCAAAAGAATCTCAATGTTCTTCAAACCCGGGGTGATGCTAACCGTACTCTACGTGCGGGAGGACATGGAAGAGAGATCAAGGCTATGGATGTAGCCCACTCGGCAGATGGCCCTCTCTTTGCAACTGGGGCGGAAGATACTATCGTGCGGATTTTTGCACCGACAAAACCACACGAAGAAAAGCTGTGGGGCTCCTTTAAATGTCTGCGGGTACTGAAAAAGCACCAGGTCGGACTGCAGCAAATCCGCTGGtcaaagaagggaaattaTCTCTTCACAAGTGGTGGGAGCGAAGAATTCATCGTTTGGCAGATTCGCTCGATTCCCTTGTTTGGACTTGCGACAAATGCAGTAGCCTCAGTCAGGGATGATCCGTTCTCTGATCTTCGAGTGACCAGTTTTGATGTGTTGCAGGTGGATGAGAATAGCTCGGATGGCAACTTCCTGTTCTGCCTGGTATATTCTAACTCTACGCTTAAG ATATTCCACTATTCTTCGACGGTTGATGGTGGCAACTTCACCCTACTGGCAGAGGGCACTTATACAAGCAACTGCCTCACCGAAGCATGCTTCCTGCTACGCGGCTCCTCCCTGAGCTTATTAACGGCCTCTACAGATGGATATTTCACATTCTGGAACTTAACCTCGGTCTTAGAGCCGTACTATACCATCTCTTCGGCTCTTCGCCTAAAACAGCCCATCGGCACGTTTTCAATTACCCCAGAGAACATCTCATGCGAAAACAGATACCAAACCCATTCGAACAGTATCAAATGCCTGGAGCTTACTCGCCTATCGGATGcagtttctcttgttgttgcaGCCGGTGACGACAACGCACTGACGCTCTCCCTTCTGAACACGAACTTCACGAGCACTGAGGCTGGCAATGCTACCACAATAACAATCCCCGACGCCCATGCAGCATGTATCACAACGGGCAAGATACTCATGCAACGTCAATGTCAGGACAAGGGAACAATGCGGGCTGTTATTGCTACTTCAGGTAATGACCATCGGGTCAAGATCTGGTGCGCCGAGGTAGATgtcgagaagaagggagcGAACGCAGTCCAGGTTCAAATGATAGCAGATAGATACAGCTCGGTAGCAGACATATCATCCCTGGGTCTCATCTGCGAAGAATCTGGAGAGACCAAGCTTCTTGTCTGTGGTGTTGGCATGGAAATGATGGGCATCCAACTGCCTTCACTTGTGCAACCTTAG